The nucleotide sequence CAATTCCCACTATATAAAGAACAGATAGACAATAATGGGAAAGAAGTGATACTAAAGTAGATAAAATAGAGAGGTATAAATGGCATTAAGGTCAAAACTATTAGACGAAAAAGTTGTAAATTTGGCGAAAGAAATGTTAAAAAAGGTCAGAAATAACGCATATGTTTCAAAAAAGTTACAAGCGGTGATAGCAGGAAAAGAAAGTAGTATAAGCGCTGTGGCAAGAATATGTAAAATTTCAAGGACTGCTTTGACTGAATGGATAAAGCATCTAAAATTTGGTAGAGTAGAAAGATTATTTTCCCCGTCTCAGCGGCGAAGAAAAAGCAAATTAAACAAAAATCAACGTGAGCAAATTGAAATATGGGTAGAAAGAAATCCAAATATTACTATTAAGGAAGTGCAAATAAAAATCTCAGAGGAATTTGGCCTAAACATTAGCAAATCAACAGTGCACCGTGAGATACAAAGGATGAAGTTTTCTTACATAACACCGAGGCCAATTCACCATAAACAAGATAAAAACAAGCAAGAAGAGTTTAAAAAATACTTCAATAAAATAGTCAATTCCCACCCTGAAAAGGAGGTATTTTTTTGATGAATCACGATTTGGAACTCATTCAAAAATCGGACACGGATGGTTTAAAAAAGGGGTCAGAACACAGGTTAAAATGAAAATTGGTAGACAAAATTTCTATATCTACAGTGCGGTAAATCCAAGAAGTGGTAAGAAAATTAGCCTACTTGCTCCATATGTAAACACTGATTGTATGAATATATTTCTGGAGCAGATGTCGAAAGATTTAGGCACGAAAGAAGCCTTTCTTGTAATGGATTGTGCAAGTTGGCATAGATCAAAAAGTTTGAAAATTCAGGAAAACATTACCATCATATACT is from Wolbachia endosymbiont (group B) of Hofmannophila pseudospretella and encodes:
- a CDS encoding IS630 family transposase (programmed frameshift), giving the protein MALRSKLLDEKVVNLAKEMLKKVRNNAYVSKKLQAVIAGKESSISAVARICKISRTALTEWIKHLKFGRVERLFSPSQRRRKSKLNKNQREQIEIWVERNPNITIKEVQIKISEEFGLNISKSTVHREIQRMKFSYITPRPIHHKQDKNKQEEFKKYFNKIVNSHPEKEVFFDESRFGTHSKIGHGWFKKGVRTQVKMKIGRQNFYIYSAVNPRSGKKISLLAPYVNTDCMNIFLEQMSKDLGTKEAFLVMDCASWHRSKSLKIQENITIIYLPPYSPELNPVERLWQYIKYNTLRNSIYDTIGLLEDVLCNFIVNISSTTIKRVCNVSYLFGQ